One genomic segment of Chelonia mydas isolate rCheMyd1 chromosome 1, rCheMyd1.pri.v2, whole genome shotgun sequence includes these proteins:
- the C1H21orf62 gene encoding uncharacterized protein C21orf62 homolog isoform X1, producing MRVTKQSKAQVMASDKNHSVKEDKMPGSMMSVSCHKHHFLLVGFLGFCLNSFVRGQKNNTLIFTKENTIRNCSCSADIHDCDYSLANLMCSCKTILPYTIDRASYHSDLTIWFTDTTVLGMLLNFTVVHYLKLSLCGSTPLPTEYLAILGLRKLQINSEVKGQFLEQNLTIYKSGDNEMRDKLKVLHKDRQMFLYISVLDTSLFNRYSLLKSYSVENVSSITDHFPSLPYSDIFSTTNNKSYVVTFIY from the exons ATGAGAgtaacaaagcaaagcaaagctcaG GTAATGGCAAGTGATAAGAATCACTCAGTAAAAGAAGACAAGATGCCTGGAAGCATGATGTCAGTATCCTGCCATAAGCACCATTTCCTTTTGGTTGGCTTTCTTGGTTTCTGTCTTAACAGTTTTGTGAGAGGTCaaaagaacaacactctgatTTTCACCAAGGAAAACACAATTCGCAACTGCAGCTGTTCTGCTGATATCCATGATTGTGATTACAGCTTGGCAAACCTCATGTGCAGTTGCAAAACCATCTTGCCTTATACAATAGATAGAGCCAGCTACCACAGTGACCTAACAATTTGGTTCACAGATACGACCGTGCTTGGAATGCTGTTGAACTTTACAGTGGTGCACTACCTGAAGCTTTCACTCTGTGGCTCCACTCCTCTACCAACAGAATACCTGGCCATTTTGGGATTGCGAAAGCTGCAAATAAACAGTGAGGTTAAGGGCCAATTTCTAGAGCAAAATTTAACAATCTACAAAAGCGGCGACAATGAGATGAGAGACAAACTGAAGGTGCTACACAAAGACAGGCAAATGTTTTTGTATATTTCTGTCTTGGATACATCTCTTTTCAACAGGTATTCTTTATTGAAGTCCTATAGTGTGGAAAATGTCTCCAGCATTACAGACCACTTTCCAAGTCTGCCATATTCTGATATATTTTCAACTACTAATAACAAAAGCTACGTTGTAACATTCATTTACTGA
- the C1H21orf62 gene encoding uncharacterized protein C21orf62 homolog isoform X2, with protein MASDKNHSVKEDKMPGSMMSVSCHKHHFLLVGFLGFCLNSFVRGQKNNTLIFTKENTIRNCSCSADIHDCDYSLANLMCSCKTILPYTIDRASYHSDLTIWFTDTTVLGMLLNFTVVHYLKLSLCGSTPLPTEYLAILGLRKLQINSEVKGQFLEQNLTIYKSGDNEMRDKLKVLHKDRQMFLYISVLDTSLFNRYSLLKSYSVENVSSITDHFPSLPYSDIFSTTNNKSYVVTFIY; from the coding sequence ATGGCAAGTGATAAGAATCACTCAGTAAAAGAAGACAAGATGCCTGGAAGCATGATGTCAGTATCCTGCCATAAGCACCATTTCCTTTTGGTTGGCTTTCTTGGTTTCTGTCTTAACAGTTTTGTGAGAGGTCaaaagaacaacactctgatTTTCACCAAGGAAAACACAATTCGCAACTGCAGCTGTTCTGCTGATATCCATGATTGTGATTACAGCTTGGCAAACCTCATGTGCAGTTGCAAAACCATCTTGCCTTATACAATAGATAGAGCCAGCTACCACAGTGACCTAACAATTTGGTTCACAGATACGACCGTGCTTGGAATGCTGTTGAACTTTACAGTGGTGCACTACCTGAAGCTTTCACTCTGTGGCTCCACTCCTCTACCAACAGAATACCTGGCCATTTTGGGATTGCGAAAGCTGCAAATAAACAGTGAGGTTAAGGGCCAATTTCTAGAGCAAAATTTAACAATCTACAAAAGCGGCGACAATGAGATGAGAGACAAACTGAAGGTGCTACACAAAGACAGGCAAATGTTTTTGTATATTTCTGTCTTGGATACATCTCTTTTCAACAGGTATTCTTTATTGAAGTCCTATAGTGTGGAAAATGTCTCCAGCATTACAGACCACTTTCCAAGTCTGCCATATTCTGATATATTTTCAACTACTAATAACAAAAGCTACGTTGTAACATTCATTTACTGA